In Triticum aestivum cultivar Chinese Spring chromosome 5B, IWGSC CS RefSeq v2.1, whole genome shotgun sequence, the following proteins share a genomic window:
- the LOC123112716 gene encoding GDP-mannose 3,5-epimerase 2 — MALNKEYTYADLEKEPYWPFEKLRISITGAGGFIASHIAKRLKGEGHYIIASDWKKNEHMEEDMFCHEFHLADLRVMDNCLKVTTGVDHVFNLAADMGGMGFIQSNHSVIMYNNTMISFNMLEAGRINGVKRFFYASSACIYPEFKQLETVVSLKEADAWPAEPQDAYGLEKLATEELCKHYTKDFDIECRIGRFHNIYGPYGTWKGGREKAPAAFCRKALTSTDRFEMWGDGLQTRSFTFIDECVEGVLRLTKSDFCEPVNIGSDEMVSMNEMAEIVLGFENKQLPIHHIPGPEGVRGRNSDNTLIKEKLGWAPTMRLKDGLRITYFWIKEQLEKEKSEGADMSAYGTSKVCTTQAPVQLGSLRAADGKE; from the exons ATGGCGCTCAACAAGGAGTACACTTACGCGGACTTGGAGAAGGAGCCATACTGGCCATTCGAGAAGCTGCGGATCTCGATCACTGGAGCTGGTGGGTTCATAGCCTCCCACATTGCAAAGCGCCTCAAGGGCGAGGGGCACTACATCATCGCCTCTGACTGGAAGAAGAACGAACACATGGAAGAGGATATGTTCTGCCATGAGTTTCACCTTGCTGATCTGAGGGTCATGGACAACTGCCTCAAGGTAACCACTGGGGTTGACCATGTTTTCAATCTCGCAGCTGATATGGGAGGGATGGGCTTCATCCAGTCCAACCATTCTGTCATCATGTACAACAACACCATGATCAGCTTTAACATGCTTGAGGCTGGTAGAATCAATGGTGTCAAGAG GTTCTTTTATGCCTCGAGTGCTTGCATCTACCCTGAATTTAAGCAGTTGGAAACTGTAGTTAGCTTGAAGGAGGCAGATGCTTGGCCTGCAGAG CCTCAAGATGCCTATGGCTTGGAGAAACTTGCTACCGAGGAATTGTGCAAGCACTACACAAAGGACTTCGACATTGAGTGCCGGATTGGTCGCTTTCACAATATATATGGTCCATATGGGACATGGAAGG GTGGAAGGGAGAAGGCACCCGCTGCTTTCTGCAGAAAGGCTCTAACCTCCACTGACCGGTTTGAGATGTGGGGAGATGGTCTGCAGACTAGATCCTTCACATTTATTGATGAATGTGTGGAGGGTGTCCTCAG GCTCACAAAGTCTGATTTCTGCGAGCCTGTAAACATTGGAAGTGACGAAATGGTGAGCATGAACGAGATGGCTGAGATAGTCCTGGGCTTCGAGAACAAGCAGCTGCCCATCCACCACATCCCTGGCCCCGAGGGTGTCCGTGGCCGTAACTCTGACAACACGCTCATCAAGGAGAAGCTTGGCTGGGCTCCAACCATGAGGCTGAAG GATGGGCTGAGGATCACGTATTTTTGGATCAAGGAGCAGCTGGAGAAGGAAAAGTCCGAAGGCGCTGACATGTCGGCATATGGAACATCCAAGGTCTGCACCACGCAGGCACCGGTCCAGCTTGGCTCCCTCCGCGCCGCAGATGGCAAGGAGTGA